The following coding sequences lie in one bacterium genomic window:
- the uvrC gene encoding excinuclease ABC subunit UvrC: MTSGSGLTEKLAALPDQPGVYLMKNGAGRVVYVGKATSLRSRVRQYFQPGHTDSPRILHLISKIRDVETVVCANEVEALILEATLIKRHRPWYNVRMADDKAYPYLKLTSEPFPKIVMTRKVVRDGAKYFGPYPYHEPKLVGRTIRLIRRLFKLRTCNLEIDGSLPRPCLDYYIGQCSAPCVAWGGTAEQYAEQVRQAGEFLEGKQEGLLDGLRAQMEAAAEGLDFERAAQLRDQLRGIEALGEKQRIISAGAEDRDILALAQDGDEGCVQIFFIRGGRLVGQEHVMLQGTRGVPSAETLSAFMSQFYEVSSAPPAEILIPEPIADREVIERWLGERRGGRVTISQPQRGDRVRLVAMARENAALHLSQERARRGDQVGPGARELAGLLGLDAPPVRIECYDISNFQGGESVASLVVAEGGRPKKRDYRRFRMKYTDGPDDVAMMREVLERRFAQARQEQERLDRDEPIPVKWAALPDLIVLDGGRGQLAAAREVLFEYNQSIPVIALAKQQELIYVPDLSEPHALPRDSQGLQLLQRLRDEAHRFANAYHQTLRERRIVFSVLDEIPGVGERRKKALIRRFGSVRNVRTATVEEIAAVEGIGRKVAERIHAFLAEHPSPHGTA, encoded by the coding sequence TCATGAAGAACGGCGCCGGCCGGGTGGTCTACGTCGGCAAAGCCACATCGCTCCGCTCGCGCGTGCGCCAGTACTTCCAGCCGGGCCACACCGACAGCCCGCGGATCCTCCATCTCATCTCCAAGATCCGCGACGTCGAAACGGTTGTCTGCGCCAACGAGGTCGAGGCCCTCATCCTCGAGGCAACGCTGATCAAGCGCCACCGCCCGTGGTACAACGTGCGGATGGCCGACGACAAGGCGTACCCCTACCTGAAGCTGACGAGCGAGCCCTTTCCGAAGATTGTGATGACGCGCAAGGTCGTGCGGGACGGCGCCAAGTACTTCGGGCCGTACCCGTACCACGAGCCGAAACTGGTCGGGCGAACGATCCGACTGATCCGGCGGTTGTTCAAGCTCCGCACCTGTAACCTCGAGATCGACGGCTCGCTGCCGCGGCCGTGCCTCGACTACTACATCGGGCAGTGCAGCGCGCCGTGCGTCGCGTGGGGCGGGACGGCCGAACAGTACGCTGAGCAGGTCCGCCAAGCCGGGGAGTTCCTCGAGGGCAAACAGGAGGGTCTGCTCGACGGCCTGCGGGCTCAAATGGAGGCCGCCGCGGAGGGGCTCGATTTCGAACGCGCCGCGCAGCTGCGGGATCAGCTCCGCGGGATCGAGGCCCTCGGCGAGAAGCAGCGGATCATCTCCGCCGGCGCCGAGGATCGAGACATCCTCGCGCTCGCCCAGGACGGAGACGAAGGATGTGTGCAGATCTTCTTCATTCGGGGGGGGCGGCTCGTCGGCCAGGAGCACGTGATGCTCCAAGGCACGCGGGGCGTGCCGTCGGCGGAGACGCTGTCCGCATTCATGAGCCAGTTCTACGAGGTATCCTCTGCGCCCCCCGCGGAAATCCTCATCCCCGAGCCGATCGCGGACCGCGAGGTCATCGAGCGGTGGCTCGGCGAACGGCGGGGCGGTCGCGTGACCATTTCCCAACCGCAGCGCGGGGATCGGGTGCGCCTCGTCGCGATGGCCCGGGAGAACGCCGCCCTGCACCTCTCCCAGGAGCGCGCCCGGCGGGGCGACCAGGTCGGCCCGGGCGCTCGGGAGCTGGCCGGCCTGCTCGGTCTCGACGCGCCGCCGGTGCGGATCGAATGCTACGATATCAGCAACTTTCAGGGCGGCGAATCGGTCGCCTCGCTCGTCGTCGCGGAAGGGGGTCGGCCGAAGAAGCGCGACTATCGCCGGTTCCGGATGAAGTACACGGACGGGCCCGACGACGTCGCGATGATGCGTGAGGTGCTGGAGCGCCGGTTCGCGCAGGCGAGGCAGGAACAGGAGCGGCTCGACCGTGACGAGCCGATACCCGTGAAGTGGGCGGCGCTTCCGGACCTGATCGTGCTCGACGGCGGGCGCGGCCAGCTCGCCGCCGCGCGCGAGGTCCTGTTCGAATACAACCAGTCGATTCCGGTGATCGCGCTCGCGAAGCAGCAGGAGTTGATCTACGTGCCCGATCTGTCGGAACCGCACGCGCTTCCGCGGGATTCCCAGGGGCTGCAGCTGCTGCAGCGGCTGCGGGACGAGGCGCACCGGTTCGCCAACGCCTACCATCAGACGCTGAGGGAACGCCGGATCGTCTTCTCGGTCCTCGACGAGATCCCGGGCGTCGGGGAGCGCCGGAAGAAGGCGCTGATCCGCCGATTCGGCTCCGTCCGCAACGTTCGGACCGCGACCGTCGAGGAGATTGCCGCCGTCGAGGGGATCGGCCGGAAGGTCGCGGAGCGCATCCATGCGTTCCTGGCGGAACATCCCTCCCCGCATGGAACCGCGTGA